TCATCCGGTCGAGTTGCTTGAGGCGGCTGCGGTTGCGGTCGTCGCTGCCCAGCTTCGCCTTCAAGGCGGCGTTGTCGCGCTCCAGTTGGGCGATGCGGTTGTGCCGGCTGCCGGAGTCGCGTACGGCCGCGATCGCGTTGCCCACGGGGTCGACGGCGGACGACACCCCGTTCTCGATCGGGCCGAAGACCGTGGCAGCGGCCTGACGGGCACCTTCGACCGGTGAGTCCTGACCGCCGCGGATGTCCACCGTGATCAGAGCGAACGCGATGGCGATCAGCAGCACCAGGAGCAGCCGGCTCTCTCGTGTGTCCCTCACGTGCGGCGGCCGTGCCTTCCTCGTCGGAATGTGTGGGGCGGGCGCCCCGGGTGCGCGGTGCCCGGTGGGCACGATCCCGGCGGGCAATACCTGGCTGGCACAACCCGTGGGCGGAACCCGGGGGTTTTATGGGGGAGTTTATGCCTCTATATCAACGATCCGCCGCACGAGAGGAGATCGTCTCGTACGGCGGGATCGACGCGTCACGTCATCTGCGGGGCTGGGCGTCCAGTACCTGCTGGAGCGCCTCGAACTCCTCGACACACTTGCCGGATCCGAGCGCCACGCTGTCCAGCGGGTCCTCGGCGATGTGGATCGGCATGCCGGTCTCCCGGCGCAGCCGCTCGTCGAGCCCGCGCAGCAGAGCGCCGCCGCCGGTGAGGACGATTCCGCGGTCCATGACGTCACCGGACAGCTCCGGTGGGCATTTGTCGAGGGTCGTCTTGACCGCGTCCACGATCGCGTTGACCGGCTCCTCGATGGCCTTGCGTACCTCGGCCGCCGAGATGACCACGGTCTTGGGCAGCCCGGAAACCAGGTCCCGGCCCCGGATTTCGGTGTGCTCGTCGGAGTCGAGGTCGTACGCCGAACCGATCGTGATCTTGATCTGCTCGGCCGTCCGCTCACCGAGGAGGAGTGAGTACTCCTTCTTGACGTACTGGATGATCGCGTTGTCCAGCTCGTCGCCCGCGACGCGGATGGACTGAGCGGTCACGATGCCGCCGAGCGAGATGACCGCGACCTCCGTGGTGCCGCCGCCGATGTCCACCACCATGTTGCCCGTGGCCTCGTGGACCGGCAGGCCGGAGCCGATGGCCGCGGCCATGGGCTCCTCGATGATGTGCACCTGGCGGGCACCGGCCTGGGACGACGCCTCGATCACCGCGCGACGCTCAACGCCCGTGATGCCGGAGGGCACACAGACGACGACCCGCGGACGAGCCAGATACCGCCGCTTGTGGATCTTCAGAATGAAGTAGCGGAGCATTCGCTCGGTGATCTCGAAGTCGGCGATCACGCCGTCCTTCAGCGGGCGCACGGCGACGATGTTGCCCGGCGTCCGGCCGATCATCTTCTTCGCTTCCGCGCCGACCGCGAGGATGCCACCGGTGTTGGTGTTGATCGCGACGACGGACGGTTCGTTGAGTACGATCCCGCGACCCCTGACGTACACCAGCGTGTTGGCGGTCCCGAGGTCGACAGCCATGTCACGGCCGATGAACGACATTGAGTTCCCCATCAGGATTCGTCTGGCCTTCCCAAGTTGAGCGTTTGACGGCTTTTGTTGGGGTGGCGAAGTGGGTGCAGTGACGTGAAGGCTTACATCGTAGTCTCGCCTGCACGAACACTGCGCGAGGGTCTTCGCCATTGTCAGCAGATGACGCGTCGCCTCGCTTCTGGAGACGGGCGTTCGGGGGTAGCCGTTCCCCCGAACGGCACGCATATGCCAGGGGTGGACCCGGTTTGTGGGGCCGATTTCCACGGCCGCCCCCATCACGCGTCCGAGTGACGTGACGATCCCTCAGAAATCATTCAGGAATCGAGCTCAGATGTTCATCATTCGTACGCTCAGAAGCGTCCGGGGAAGAAGATCTTCAGCTCGCGCTCGGCGGACTCCTCGGAATCCGAGGCGTGGATCAGGTTCTCGCGGACGATCACGCCGAAGTCGCCGCGGATGGAGCCGGGAGCGGCGGCGATCGGGTCCGTCGGGCCGGCGAGCGCGCGCAGTCCCTCGATGACCCGCTCACCCTCGACGACGAGCGCGACGACCGGACCGGAGGCCATGAACTCCACCAGCGGCTCGTAGAAGGGCTTGCCCTTGTGCTCGCCGTAGTGCTGCTCCAGCGTGTCCTGGTCCAGGGTGCGCAGCTCCAGCGCGCTGATGGTCCAGCCGGCCTTGCGCTCGATACGGCTGATGATCTCGCCGATCAGCCCACGACGGACGGCGTCGGGCTTGAGGAGGACGAGGGTGCGCTGGGTCACGGGGGGGCTCCTTATCAAGGATTGTGCGGTGCGTAGAGGTTACAGGGCCGAATTCGGTGGACGTCACTCAGCGTCATGTTCCCTGCGGTGCCGTGGCCGACCGGGGGCTGCGGCCCCCGGACCCCATCGGCCTGAACGGCAAACGGCCTCGTCCTCACACGCCGGACGGGCTGCTTTGGCCACCCTCGGCCGCGAAGCGGGCCTTGGCCTCGTCGATCTTTCTGCCGTAGTGCACCGACGCCCACCACAGCGCCGCGAAAATCGCACCCAGGAAGAACATCGAGGGGACCACGAACCCGGCGGCGATCAGCGCGATCTGCAGCGCCCAGCCCAGCTGGACGCCGCCCGGGCGGGTGATCAGGCCGCACAGCAGGACGCTGAGCGCCATGGCGATACCGCTGACCGTCCAGACCGTGCCCGTGGACAGGTCCGGGTCCTTCATGGCGACCAGACCGGCGAAGCCGATGACGAAGAACTCGCCGATCAGGGTCGAGGAACAGAGCGTACGCACGGAAAGTCAGCCCTTCCCCAGGAGCAGTCGGGCCTCGCCGACGGTGATGACGGAACCGGTGACGAGTACGCCCGCACCCGCGTACTCCCCTTCCTCCTCGGCGAGCGTGATCGCTGCCTCCAGCGCGTCGGGCAGCCGCGGCTCGACCTGGACGCGCTCCTCACCGAAGACCTCGACGGCGATCGCGGCCAGCTCGTCGGCGTCCATCGCGCGGTGGCTGGAGTTCTGGGTGATCACGACCTCGGCGAAGATCGGCTCGAAGGCCTCCAGCAGACCCCGTACGTTCTTGTCGCCGCTCGCGCCCACGACCCCGATCAGCCGGCTGAAGTCGAAGGCCTCGCTCGCGGCCTCGGCGGTGGCACGGGCGCCCGCCGGATTGTGGGCGGCGTCCAGGACGACGGTCGGGGAGCGCCGTACGACCTCCAGACGGCCCGGGGACGACACCGACGCGAAGGCCTTGCGGACGGTGTCGACGTCCAGCGGCTCGGGCCGCTGGGAGCCGACGCCGAAGAACGCCTCGACCGCGGCGAGCGCCACGGCGGCGTTGTGGGCCTGGTAGGCGCCGTGCAGCGGCAGGTACACCTCGTCGTACTCACCGCCGAGGCCGCGCAGCGTGAGCATCTGCCCGCCGACCGCCACCTGCCTCGACACGACGCCGAACTCCAGACCCTCACGGGCCACGGTCGCGTCCACCTCGACGGCCTTCTTCAGCAGCACCTGGGCCGCGTCCACCGGCTGCTGGGCCATGATCACGGTGGCGTCCTGCTTGATGATCCCGGCCTTCTCGCCCGCGATCTCGCCCGGCGTGGCGCCCAGCCGGTCGGTGTGGTCCAGGTCGATGGGGGTGACGACCGCGACGTCCCCGTCGATGACGTTCGTGGCGTCCCAGCTGCCGCCCATGCCGACCTCGACGACGGCCACGTCGACGGGCGCGTCCGCGAAGGCCGCGTACGCCATGCCCGTGAGCACCTCGAAGAAGGAGAGCCGGTACTCCTGCTGGGAGTCGACCATCTCGACGTACGGCTTGATGTCGTCGTACGTCTCGATGAAGCGCTCCCCGGAGATGGGGGCGCCGTCGAGGCTGATGCGCTCGGTGACCGACTGGACGTGGGGGCTCGTGTACCGGCCGGTGCGCAGTTCGAAGGCGCCGAGCAGGGCCTCGATCATGCGGGCGGTCGACGTCTTGCCGTTGGTGCCCGTGATGTGGATGGAGGGGTACGACCGCTGCGGCTCCCCCAGCACGTCCATCAGCGCGGAGATGCGGCTGACCGACGGCTCCAGCTTGGTCTCGCCCCAGCGGGTGGCCAGGTCGGCCTCGACGGCCCGCAGCGCCTTGTCGACCTCGGGGTCGGCGGGCCGTGCGGGCACATCGGCGTGCGGTCGGCCGCCCTGCGTGCGCAGGGTGCGGCTGCCGGCCTCGATCACCGCGAGATCGGGATCGCGGTCGGTCTCGGCCTCGACGATGTCCTCGAAGGGATCGCTCTCATTGGGGTCGCGCGGCAGGTCACTCACGGGGCCAGTCTACGTATACCGAGCTGCGGGCAGTCGTGCCGCTGGGGCGGCACGGGTGGGCGCAGCAGCACCCCGCGAGCGCGGGTGAGCGAAACCCACACCCGGGCAACCGAAGGCCCCCGGAACCGTGAAGTTCCGGGGGCCTTCAGCGATGTATGAACCGCTAGGCGGCGGGAAGCCGATCCAGCTGCGTCTGAATCCGCGCGATGTCCTGCTCCGCCTTGGCGAGCCGCGTGCGGATCTTGTCCACCACCTGGTCGGGCGCCTTCGCCAGGAACGCCTCGTTGCCGAGCTTGGCGGTGGCCTGGGCCTTCTCCTTCTCCGCCGCGGCGAGGTCCTTCGCGAGCCGCTTCCGCTCCGCCGCCACGTCGATCGTGCCCGACAGGTCCAGCGCGACCGTGGCGCCCGCGACCGGCAGGGTTGCCGTGGCCGTGAAGCCCTCGCCCTCCGGCTGCAGGCGCAGCAGCTGACGGATGGCCGCCTCGTGCGGGGCGAGCGCCGTGCCGTCGAGCGTCAGCCGGGCCGGGACGCGCTGGCCGGGCTGGAGGCCCTGGTCGGCGCGGAAACGGCGGACCTCGGTGATGACCGACTGAAGGGTCTCGATCTCCTTCTCAGCGGCCGGGTCCCGGAAGCCACTGTCCTGCGGCCAGTTGGCGATGACGACGGACTCACCGCCCGTGAGGGTGGTCCACAGCGTCTCCGTGACGAACGGGACGACCGGGTGCAGCAGCCGCAGGGTGACGTCCAGAACCTCGCCGAGGACGCGCTGGGAGACCTCGGCCGCCTCGCCGCCCTCCTGGAA
The Streptomyces sp. CGMCC 4.7035 DNA segment above includes these coding regions:
- a CDS encoding rod shape-determining protein translates to MSFIGRDMAVDLGTANTLVYVRGRGIVLNEPSVVAINTNTGGILAVGAEAKKMIGRTPGNIVAVRPLKDGVIADFEITERMLRYFILKIHKRRYLARPRVVVCVPSGITGVERRAVIEASSQAGARQVHIIEEPMAAAIGSGLPVHEATGNMVVDIGGGTTEVAVISLGGIVTAQSIRVAGDELDNAIIQYVKKEYSLLLGERTAEQIKITIGSAYDLDSDEHTEIRGRDLVSGLPKTVVISAAEVRKAIEEPVNAIVDAVKTTLDKCPPELSGDVMDRGIVLTGGGALLRGLDERLRRETGMPIHIAEDPLDSVALGSGKCVEEFEALQQVLDAQPRR
- the ndk gene encoding nucleoside-diphosphate kinase; protein product: MTQRTLVLLKPDAVRRGLIGEIISRIERKAGWTISALELRTLDQDTLEQHYGEHKGKPFYEPLVEFMASGPVVALVVEGERVIEGLRALAGPTDPIAAAPGSIRGDFGVIVRENLIHASDSEESAERELKIFFPGRF
- a CDS encoding DUF4233 domain-containing protein, whose amino-acid sequence is MRTLCSSTLIGEFFVIGFAGLVAMKDPDLSTGTVWTVSGIAMALSVLLCGLITRPGGVQLGWALQIALIAAGFVVPSMFFLGAIFAALWWASVHYGRKIDEAKARFAAEGGQSSPSGV
- the folC gene encoding bifunctional tetrahydrofolate synthase/dihydrofolate synthase, with translation MSDLPRDPNESDPFEDIVEAETDRDPDLAVIEAGSRTLRTQGGRPHADVPARPADPEVDKALRAVEADLATRWGETKLEPSVSRISALMDVLGEPQRSYPSIHITGTNGKTSTARMIEALLGAFELRTGRYTSPHVQSVTERISLDGAPISGERFIETYDDIKPYVEMVDSQQEYRLSFFEVLTGMAYAAFADAPVDVAVVEVGMGGSWDATNVIDGDVAVVTPIDLDHTDRLGATPGEIAGEKAGIIKQDATVIMAQQPVDAAQVLLKKAVEVDATVAREGLEFGVVSRQVAVGGQMLTLRGLGGEYDEVYLPLHGAYQAHNAAVALAAVEAFFGVGSQRPEPLDVDTVRKAFASVSSPGRLEVVRRSPTVVLDAAHNPAGARATAEAASEAFDFSRLIGVVGASGDKNVRGLLEAFEPIFAEVVITQNSSHRAMDADELAAIAVEVFGEERVQVEPRLPDALEAAITLAEEEGEYAGAGVLVTGSVITVGEARLLLGKG